A genomic region of Staphylococcus roterodami contains the following coding sequences:
- a CDS encoding TrkA family potassium uptake protein: MGKEYVVIGLGRFGGSIVRELNALDMDVMAIDYDENRVNEYSDIATHAVVADTTDEAVMKSLGIRNFDHVIVAIGENIQSSTLTTLILKELGVKKVTAKAQNDYHAKILNKIGADTVVHPERDMGRRIAHNVASASVLDYLELADEHSIVELKATEKMAGQSIIDLDIRAQYGINIIAIKRGKDFIISPNPNINLEIGDILIMIGHDNDLNRFEKNIATR, from the coding sequence ATGGGTAAAGAGTATGTTGTCATTGGACTTGGCCGATTTGGCGGTAGTATAGTTCGCGAATTGAATGCATTAGACATGGATGTAATGGCTATTGACTATGATGAAAATAGAGTGAATGAATATAGTGATATTGCTACACACGCTGTGGTTGCTGATACAACTGATGAAGCGGTTATGAAGAGTTTAGGTATTCGTAATTTTGATCATGTCATTGTAGCTATTGGTGAAAATATTCAGTCAAGTACGTTAACGACGTTGATTTTAAAAGAGTTAGGTGTGAAAAAAGTTACAGCAAAAGCACAAAATGATTATCATGCGAAAATATTGAACAAAATTGGTGCTGATACGGTAGTTCATCCTGAACGTGATATGGGTAGACGTATAGCACACAATGTCGCAAGTGCTAGCGTGTTAGATTACCTTGAATTAGCTGATGAACATTCTATTGTTGAATTAAAAGCTACTGAAAAGATGGCAGGGCAATCTATTATAGATTTAGATATACGTGCACAATATGGTATTAATATCATTGCTATCAAAAGAGGAAAAGATTTTATCATATCGCCAAATCCAAATATCAATTTAGAAATTGGTGATATTTTAATTATGATTGGTCATGATAATGATTTAAATCGTTTCGAAAAGAATATTGCAACTAGATAA